ATAGCTGACCCTGGCCGGAATCACGTACTGCGGTACGGCATCGATCACCAGGCGTACCTCGCTGCCGAGGGCGACGCGACCGGCCTGGCGTTCGGGCAGGAAGAAGGTCATGTAGACGTCGGTGAGATCCACCAGGTTGAGCAGCTTGCCGCCGGCACCGAGCACTTCACCGGGTTGGGTCACGCGGTATTGCACGCGACCGGCGCGAGGCGCCTTGAGCAGGCTGTCATCGATGTCCACCTGCAGGCGCTCGACGCTGGCGCGGGCGGCCTCGGTCGCTGATTGCGCTTCGATGGCCTGCGATTGCGCGGCGGCGATACCGGCCTCGGCCGAGCTGACCTGGGCGCGCGCGGCGGCCAGCGCGGCTTCGGCGCTTTGCAGGCGGGCCAGATCGTCATCCAGCGTCTGCTGCGCCAGGGCGTTGCGCTTGACCAGGGTGGCGCTGCGCGCGTGACGTTTGCGTGCGGCATCCAGCTCGGCCTGGCGCTGGCGCACCACGGCTTCGGCAGCCAGCTTCTCGCTTTGGCGCAGGCTGATCTGGCTGGCGGCGGTGGTCTGGCCATTCTCGGCCTGGCGCAATTGGGCGCGGGCCTGCGCCAGTTGGGCCTCGAGCACCTGAGTGTCCATGCGCGCGAGAACCTGGCCTGGCTCGACGAAGTCCCCTTCGTCGACCTCGATGTTGGCAACGCGCCCGGCCAGCTTGGTGGCCACATCCACTTCGGTGGCTTCGATGCGTCCGTTGCCGCTGGCGAAGCCCTCGCCCAGGCCGTTCGGGCGCAGCTGCCACCAGGCTGTGGCAGCCAGTAGGGCGACGGCGGCAGCGAGCAGAACGGCCTGGCGAGATGTGATGTTGATCATTTCGGCTTCCCTGTTGAACCCCGGTTGCGGGGTTTTCACGACCTGTCGATTGTCTGCCGAATGGGCCTCAGGTGGCTTGATGCAGGTCAAGCACGGGCGGCTGCCACAGGCAGGTGCGGTTACGCCCTTCATGTTTGGCAAGGTACAGCGCCTGATCGCCCTGGGCGAGCAATTCGCCTGGCTGTTCGTTAATCACCGGATCCACTACGGTGATGCCGATACTCAGGGTCAAACGCCCCAGCGGGCTGCTTGGGTGCTTGATATCCAGGCTGGCAACCGCCGCATGGATGCGTGCGGCGACCTGCTCGGCACCCTCCTGATGGGTGTTGGCGAGGATGATGGCGAACTCCTCGCCGCCGTAACGGCAGGCGGTGTCGCCTTCGCGCTGCAGGCTTTCGCGCAGGGCTGCGCTGACTTTGCGCAGGACATCGTCACCGGCGAGGTGGCCGAGGGCATCGTTGTAGGGCTTGAAGTAGTCGATATCCAGCATCAGCAGTGCCAAGGGTGCCGCGAGGCGACGCAGGCGGCGCCATTCAGTCAGCAATTGCTGATCGAAGTAGCGACGGTTGTACAGGCCGGTCAGGCCGTCGAGCTGTGACAGACGCTGCAATTGCGCTTCCAGTTGCAGGCGCTCGCTGTTGTCGCGGGAAACCGCGATCAGGTATTCGTGATCATGCAGTTGCACCAGTTGGGTGTTGATTTCGGCCGGCTGCCGGCTGCCGTCGCGGCGAATCAGTTCGCGCTGGAAGATCCGCGACAGGTTGTCGCGCTGTGCCTGGCGCGCCTGTTCCAGCCAGCGATGAAAGCCCGGCATGAGCTTGTCCGGGGCATCGCGCAGCAATTCGGCGAACTGCTCGGGGCGGTAGCCGAGCGTGGCGTAGGTGGCCTGGTTCATGTGCAGCAGCTCGCGGCTGTCGCTGTCGAAGATGAACAGTCCGTCATGGCTGGAGTCGGTCAGGTCGAGCACCAGCTGCAGACGTTCACGGTTCTCGCGCAGGCGCTGTTCGGTTTCTTCACGGCGTTCGGCTTCCTCGCGGAAACGTCGATTGGCCAGTTGCAGGGCCCGGGCGCGGCGGCTGTTCTCCAGGGCCAGGGCCAGGGCCGCGACCAGCAGCAGGCTGATGGCCAGGCTGGCGCCGAGCACCACGCCGGGGAGTGGCGACTCGAGCTGGTCGAGCAATTGCTCGGTGGGGCTCAGGCGCAGGCTGAAGCTCTGGTTGTTGAGCAGACTCAGACCCAGTTGCAGGCTGTGCGGTGCATCGCTATCCGCCGTGCCATGTCGGTACAGGCTCTTGTCATGCTCCAGCAGCTCGAGATTGAAGGCTTCGCGGTCGATCTGGGTGAGCAACTGCAGCATCAGCGGCTCGACGCGAAATACGCCCTGGAGGAAGCCGTCGAACACTCGCGTGCCTTCCTGCATCCGGTACAGGGGGGTGTAAAGGACGAAGCCGCGTCCGCCCTGCACCAGTTCGAAACTGCCGGAGAAGCGCTGCTCACCGCTGTCACGGGCTTCCATGGCCAGCGGATAATTCGGGTGTTCGGGGGCCAGCGTGAAATTCAGCGCCGCTTCGTTGCCGGCGACCGGCAGCAGCCAGCGCATGTGCAGGTCGGCGCCGACCCACTGGATCGACTGGTAGACCGGAAAGCCGCGCAGGGTCAGTTCGACCTCCTCGTCCCAGCTGGCACGTGGCAGGCGACCCAGACTGTTCCACAGGCGGGCGATACGCTCGAGGCTGGCGACTTCCAAGTGCAGGGTGCTTTCCAGCTGGCGTGCCAGGCTGCGTGCCTGATAACCGATACGCTCGTCGATGCGCTGCTGTTGCACGGCATCGATCTGGCGCCACAGTAGAACGCTGGCGCTGCTCAGCACCACTAACAGGAACGCCAGCGCAAGGCGCGCCGGCCAGACGGAGGATGCCGGCATGGATAACTCCTGAGGCTCTGTAGGGTGATAGCACAGTGCCGCAGTTGACTCAACGCATGGCGAGAATGGCCGCCCACTGGTCATCGCTGACCGGCATCACGGACAGGCGGCTGCCGCGCTGTACCAGCGCCAGTTCGGCCAGTAGCGGGTTGTTCTTCAGCTGCTGCAGGGGCAGAACCTTGTCGAAGGCTTCGACGAATTCGACGTCCAGGGCGCTCCAGGGGTTCTTCTCGATACTGGCCTTGGGGTCGTGATAATGGCTGTCTGGGTCGAGCGCGGTCGGGTCCGGGTAGATCTCGCCGGCAATGCGTGCAATGCCGGCGATGCCCGGCTGCGGGCAACTGGAGTGATAGAAGAAGAACAGGTCGCCTGCCCGCATCGCGCGCATGAAGTTGCGCGCCTGGTAATTACGTACGCCATCCCAGCGCGTTTTGCCCAGGCGTTGCAGGTCGAGAATCGACAGTTCGTCGGGTTCGGATTTCATCAGCCAATGAGGCATGAACTTTGCTCCTGCAGGTCTGTCCGTAAGCGGACGCTTGTTTGAGTGAAAGTCTCCGACGGTCGGTTGACGCCGGAAATTGCACTGCGTTCGGGACTGGCGGAAAATGCCCGGCTAAACACCTAGCGCCGCCTTATTGCACACAACAATAACGCGCGACCAACGTGCGCATTGCCTTGAAGGGGGAGGCAATAGATGAAACGCAAGCCAGATCTTCTGTGGGTTCTCGTCGTACTGTTCAGCCTGGGTGTGGTTACCACGGGTTACACCCAGAGTCTCTGGGAACGCCAGGGCGACGCTCCAGCCAATATCACGCAGCAGCCCTGACACTCCGCTTGCCCGCGTGAGCACCGCAGGGAGTGCGGTGCCGCAGGGTTCACCTCAATACCACGCCTTGTCCGTCACCGTTGCCTGCAAGGGCACGTCCCAGCTGGCCATCGCCAGTTCGTCCACGCGCTGACATTCGTGCGCCAGGCCCAGTAGTGTCGGCATGTGCCAATTTTTGCGTCTGTGCAGATAGGCCAGGCTGCGGTCGTAGAAACCACCTCCCATGCCCAGGCGCCCGCCACGATCATCG
This region of Pseudomonas wenzhouensis genomic DNA includes:
- a CDS encoding diguanylate cyclase, giving the protein MPASSVWPARLALAFLLVVLSSASVLLWRQIDAVQQQRIDERIGYQARSLARQLESTLHLEVASLERIARLWNSLGRLPRASWDEEVELTLRGFPVYQSIQWVGADLHMRWLLPVAGNEAALNFTLAPEHPNYPLAMEARDSGEQRFSGSFELVQGGRGFVLYTPLYRMQEGTRVFDGFLQGVFRVEPLMLQLLTQIDREAFNLELLEHDKSLYRHGTADSDAPHSLQLGLSLLNNQSFSLRLSPTEQLLDQLESPLPGVVLGASLAISLLLVAALALALENSRRARALQLANRRFREEAERREETEQRLRENRERLQLVLDLTDSSHDGLFIFDSDSRELLHMNQATYATLGYRPEQFAELLRDAPDKLMPGFHRWLEQARQAQRDNLSRIFQRELIRRDGSRQPAEINTQLVQLHDHEYLIAVSRDNSERLQLEAQLQRLSQLDGLTGLYNRRYFDQQLLTEWRRLRRLAAPLALLMLDIDYFKPYNDALGHLAGDDVLRKVSAALRESLQREGDTACRYGGEEFAIILANTHQEGAEQVAARIHAAVASLDIKHPSSPLGRLTLSIGITVVDPVINEQPGELLAQGDQALYLAKHEGRNRTCLWQPPVLDLHQAT
- a CDS encoding EVE domain-containing protein, whose protein sequence is MPHWLMKSEPDELSILDLQRLGKTRWDGVRNYQARNFMRAMRAGDLFFFYHSSCPQPGIAGIARIAGEIYPDPTALDPDSHYHDPKASIEKNPWSALDVEFVEAFDKVLPLQQLKNNPLLAELALVQRGSRLSVMPVSDDQWAAILAMR
- a CDS encoding HlyD family secretion protein, with translation MINITSRQAVLLAAAVALLAATAWWQLRPNGLGEGFASGNGRIEATEVDVATKLAGRVANIEVDEGDFVEPGQVLARMDTQVLEAQLAQARAQLRQAENGQTTAASQISLRQSEKLAAEAVVRQRQAELDAARKRHARSATLVKRNALAQQTLDDDLARLQSAEAALAAARAQVSSAEAGIAAAQSQAIEAQSATEAARASVERLQVDIDDSLLKAPRAGRVQYRVTQPGEVLGAGGKLLNLVDLTDVYMTFFLPERQAGRVALGSEVRLVIDAVPQYVIPARVSYVASVAQFTPKSVETANEREKLMFRVKARLDPELLSRHLQQVKTGVPGMAYLRLDPDAKWPAHLAIKVPQ